From Rutidosis leptorrhynchoides isolate AG116_Rl617_1_P2 chromosome 3, CSIRO_AGI_Rlap_v1, whole genome shotgun sequence, a single genomic window includes:
- the LOC139900003 gene encoding xanthine dehydrogenase 1-like — MGSLINKENDVKEPKDAILYINGVLKLLPNGLAHLTLLEYLRGLTGTKLGCGEGGCGACTVMVSYFDHNSKKCVHQAINACLAPLYSVEGMHVLTAEGLGNRKFGLHPVQESLASRHGSQCEFCTPGFVMSMYALLRSTKTPPTEEQIEESLAGNLCRCTGYRPILDAFRVFAKSNDLLYTNGSVPSQEPKDGEFICPSTGKPCSCGPTQETINQADGSCKGYKLILRKTSYLSLNGFGGIKWIRPLLLKHVLDLKSRYPDAKLVVGNTELGIETRLKKIHYPVFVAVTHVPELNILTVNDDGVEIGAGVRITELRKFLKKVIEERSVYETSACKAIIEQIKWFAGTQIRNVASVGGNICTASPISDLNPLWMASRAKFRIVDCKGNVRDTLAEKFFLGYRKVDLGSNEILLSVFVPWTRKFEFVKEFKQAHRRDDDIALVNAGMRVYLEKHKQKWIVSDACIVYGGVGPVSLLAVKTNGCLVGKEWNKELLQNSLETLQRDVLMSDDAPGGMVEFRKSLTLSFFFKFFLWVSHQMC, encoded by the exons ATGGGGTCATTGATCAACAAAGAAAATGACGTTAAAGAACCAAAAGATGCTATTTTGTATATTAATGGAGTCCTTAAACTCCTCCCTAATGGTTTGGCTCACCTAACTCTTCTTGAGTATCTCAGAG GATTAACAGGAACTAAGCTTGGCTGTGGTGAAGGAGGTTGTGGGGCCTGCACTGTGATGGTATCGTACTTTGATCATAATTCCAAGAAATGTGT gcaCCAAGCGATCAATGCGTGCTTGGCTCCGTTATATTCGGTTGAAGGAATGCACGTACTCACCGCGGAGGGGTTAGGAAATCGGAAATTTGGTTTGCATCCTGTTCAG GAATCATTAGCAAGTCGTCACGGCTCACAATGCGAATTCTGTACACCGGGATTTGTCATGTCGATGTATGCGTTATTACGGTCTACCAAAACTCCACCTACCGAAGAACAAATCGAAGAAAGCCTTGCCGGAAATCTATGTCGGTGTACCGGTTATCGACCAATTCTCGACGCGTTTCGAGTGTTTGCAAAAAGTAATGATTTGTTATACACTAATGGTTCTGTTCCATCACAAGAACCTAAAGATGGTGAGTTTATTTGTCCTTCAACTGGTAAACCATGTTCTTGTGGGCCCACGCAAGAAACCATCAATCAAGCTGATGGTAGCTGTAAAGGTTATAAG CTTATTTTGAGGAAGACGAGTTATTTAAGTTTAAACGGTTTTGGCGGGATCAAATGGATCAGGCCATTGCTGTTAAAACATGTATTGGATTTAAAATCAAGATACCCTGATGCAAAATTAGTTGTAGGAAACACGGAATTGGGAATCGAAACCAGGTTAAAGAAAATTCACTACCCGGTTTTCGTTGCTGTTACACATGTACCCGAACTTAATATTTTGACCGTTAACGATGATGGTGTAGAGATAGGTGCCGGGGTTAGGATTACAGAGCTTCGGAAATTTCTGAAAAAAGTTATTGAAGAGCGATCGGTGTATGAAACATCAGCGTGTAAAGCTATAATTGAACAAATAAAGTGGTTTGCGGGAACTCAAATAAGAAATGTTGCATCGGTTGGCGGGAATATTTGCACTGCAAGTCCGATTTCAGACTTGAATCCGCTTTGGATGGCGTCACGTGCGAAGTTTAGAATCGTTGACTGCAAAGGAAACGTAAGAGACACGTTGGCAGAGAAGTTTTTTTTGGGTTATAGAAAAGTTGATTTGGGGAGTAACGAGATTCTGTTATCGGTTTTTGTTCCGTGGACTCGCAAGTTTGAGTTTGTGAAAGAGTTCAAGCAGGCACATAGACGGGACGATGATATCGCACTCGTAAACGCTGGAATGCGCGTTTATCTTGAAAAACATAAGCAGAAGTGGATTGTGTCGGATGCTTGTATAGTGTACGGTGGTGTGGGTCCCGTTTCGCTATTAGCGGTTAAAACGAACGGTTGTCTAGTCGGGAAGGAGTGGAACAAGGAACTGTTGCAGAACTCGTTGGAAACGTTGCAGCGGGATGTTTTGATGTCGGATGACGCGCCAGGTGGCATGGTGGAGTTTCGTAAATCGTTGACTTTAAGTTTCTTTTTTAAATTCTTTCTCTGGGTGTCACATCAAATGTGTTAG